One Streptomyces umbrinus genomic window, TGCACGCCATCGTGCTGGTCGGGATGCGCTTCGACGAACGCACCCGCGCCTACGTCGAACGCCGCACCAAGCACCGGCCACGCACATCACTCAAAACGACCTCGCTCCAGCTGCTTGACAGCTAGAGGAGCATCCCGAGAACGGAAAATCCGATGAGCACCAAGCTGTACGAGGGGCTGCGGCTGACCGCGCACGCGCCCGACCTCTTCGAACTCACCCGCGTGATCTCCAAGCGCATGCGCGAGGTCTTCCGCGAGCTGGCTGTACCCATCATCGCCAGGAACGTTGCCCGCGTCGTCGATGACACCGAGGTGCGCGAACGCGACATGGGCGGCCCCCTGCACAACTACACCGTCTACCGGGCCAGGAAGCTCTGGCTCGACGAGCAGGCCGGGCTCGATGACCGCATGACGTTCCACGACCCGCTGCGTTTCAGCATCGTCTTCGGCCAGGTCGACGACGACTACGGCACGCGCCGGCTGGCGTACCCCTTCGCCGGGAACCGCACGTACACCGACGCACTCATGGCTCTCGAAGCCGACGGCCGGCCCTTCTTCGTCGACTACCACTACCAGAACCAGGCTGACCGACCGAAGGAGATCCGGAAGGACGAGTGGAAGCGCCGGCGCGACGACTGGCACCGTCTGCTCGACGCCGACGACCGCGAGACGGACGGCACCTTAGGGCATTTCCCCGGCTGGCAGCTCCCGGACAGCATCGAGGGCGTCTTCGACGTGGTGCTGCTCGGATACAAGGACACCACCATCGATCTGAACGCGCACTGCACCATCGAGCACCGCATGCGCCGGGCACTCAACCGGGCGGTGACCCTCGACCTGGACCTCGACGAGGTCAACGGCATCAGCAGAGTACTGACCCGCAACAGGCGTATCGAGCGCGCGATCGAGCTCTACCTGAGCACTGCCGACGGAGCAGCGATGCTCCGACCTGAACCGTTGCCGGATGCCCGAGACCGCGGCATCGCGATCAGCGAGTTGCCGCCGGTCTATGAGCCTCCAGCTGAAGCCGTTGCCCGGGTCAGCGAGCTGTATCGCGAACAGATTCCGGTCGGTGACTGATCTGGATCGACGCAGTCGATCCGGAAGCAGTTCTGCAGAGGCATCTGCGACCCCTCGCCCACGGGCGTGATCGCTTCATGGGTTCGAATCCCACTGCTGTGCCGGAGCCCACGAGGCCGGCTACGCAAAAGCGGAGGCATCTGCTGATCGTGTCCGTGGACGTCCGATGTCCCCCCTGGCCACCCCGTCCAGGAGCATCGCGCGTCGCCAGAGACCTGGCACATGTCACGGCTGCCCGGGGGCCACCACAACGCATCCACTACGCGAGAAGTGCGAGATCGCCATGGCTGAGTCCACGACCACCACGAAGCACGACGTCACCGTCGCCTTCGGCCGCATCGCGCTGACCGGGTCGCTCGTGCACGACGACGAGCACCGCGTGCTGGAGCTCGAAGACGCCGAGGGCCCCGCCGAGCCCATCTCGATCAGCCTGCAGGGCTACGGCCTCACGCCCGAGCCCGGGAACGTCTTCATCAAGGACTGGTCCGAGCACTCGGGTCTGACGGCTCGCCTGGCTCAGGCGGGTCTGGTGAAGCCCGTGCACGCGCTCGCCGTCGGGCCCTTCGGCTCCACGGCCTACGAGGTTCAGGTGACGCTGTGAGCGTCGGGATCCTCATCTGCGGTCGGTCTGGTCCTGGCGCTGTTCTGGTTCACCCTGGCGGTCGTCCGCTGAGGCAGGATCGCCGATCTCGAGCACTCCTATCGGCTGGCCTGCAAGAAGGGCGACACCGCCAGAGCGGACCAGGTGGAGGCCGAGCTGCGGGACATCCGGGCATCACGTCGGGGGGTCGGGGCAGTGGCCGGTAACCCAGCGATGAACGCGAGTCTGATCGGCGAAGCCGATTCGGGACTCGGAATGACAAAGCATTCGATCAGCACAGCTGATTCGGATGAAGCACTGAAAGAGGACATCATCTGATCAGCGAAGCTGATCCGGATAGTGGCATGACAGACAACTGAACATCTCAGCTCAACCCACCCAACAGCGCGCGGACGACGACATCGATCCGGGCGCTGTGCTGTATTCGAGGAGAAGAACTCATGTCGAACCCCCGCAACAACGGACAGCTCATCGGCCGCCTCGCGAACGACCCCAAGGTCTTCGAGAACAAGGACGGTTCCAAGAAGGTCCTCTTCACGGTCTTCACCGACCGCGCCTACACCAACGCGCAGAACCAGCGCGACTCGGACGCCGTGCCGGTCGAGGCCTTCGTCCGGGCGCAGACCCAGGGTCTGGGCCCCTACGCCAACATCCACAGGGGTGATCTTGTGGCCGTCGGCTTCTCGCTCCGCATGGACCGCTACTCCAAGGGTGGCGAGCAGGTCTTCGACCTCAAGGTGATTTCCGAGGACATCACCTTCCTCGAGCCGCGATCCGTGACCCAGACCCGCCTGAACGAGCGCGTGCAGGCCGCCGAGGCGCAGAACCACGCCATCAAGCAGGAGCAGGCTGCGCCCGTCGCTGCTGCCGCGCCGGTCATCGCGCACGCCAGCGCCGTACAGGACGAGCAGCTGCCCTTTGGCCCCGGGCCGCGCTAGTCGCTCAGGGGCCACCTGCACCTGCCCGGCCCCGCATCCGTACGGGGCCGGCGCTGGCCTACCTCAAGACCAGACCCGCCACGTAACGTCAACTGCACTCATAGCGGGCCCTGTTGCGTGTACTGCACAGCCGGTGGCCAGGTACACCCGCCATCCCAGGTGGTCAGCCAAGGACCCCGTCAACTCAACAGGAGTGTCATGAACTCTCCGGTTCCCCGTGCCCCGACCGTCACCGTTCCCTCTGCCCAGCGCGGCGCCCCTCCGGCCGCCAGAGTCGAAGAAGTCTGGCGTAGCCAAGGCTCCAACGACCCGGACCTCCTCATCGTGTGGCACGAGCCGACACAGCACGACCAGGACCGCAGAATGACCACCGCAGATGTCGTCGCACGCTACCCCGAGGCTGAATTCGTCATCGCCGACCTCGCCTGGTTCCCCAGCGAGGCTGAACACCACAGGTTCTACCTCACCGGGCACGGCACATCCGAACCAGTCGCCTTCCCCGAAGACACAACCGCCGTCGCGATGTGGGCACACGGCTACCTCAGCGCCGCGAACGCGATGGGCGGATGGAGTGCGTTCGCGGCGGGAATCGAGGACCGTGAGGACCACGAGGCCGCCGACTGGGCCGACGAGGCCGCCCGCAACCCCCACCTGTAACCGCAGCCCCCGCAAGAAGACGAAGTGCCCCGGGAGCCACCTGCCGGGGCACGCCCCGCGGGTCGCCGCGACTTCGTTCCGGCGCCGCACCCGTGCCCCCTCACAGCTCTCCCCCTCACACAGGCCCACCCCGCCGCCCTCCCAGGCCGGGTGGGCCTGCCCGTGCCCGCCTCGCCCGGCCCGGTACCCAGACCCCCGCCCGCTTCGCCGGCTGGCTTGGCGCTGCAGAGCGCCGCGCCGGAGGCTCTGAGCGCCTCTGCGGCAACGCACCGGCCCGTCTGGGTCAACATTCCAATGGAGCACCGAATGGAAACGCAGTTTTACGTGCACCTCGACTTCCCGGCAGCCGCGTGTGTCCTGGCCCACCTGTCCTACTCGCCGGACACCCCCCACTGCGTCGAGGTCGCCTTCGACCTGGGCGGTGACCATGCCCCAGTGATGTGGACCCTAGGGCGGGAGCTGCTGAGGGACGGACTGAGCGGGCCCGCGGGAATGGGCGATGTGCAGATCCACCCCACCGATCTGCCTTCGCACACATTGCGCCTTCGCCTGCATTCCCCGCACGGGACCGCCGAGTTGAGCCTGCCTGGTCAGGCGCTCGGCGACTTTCTCCGACGGACCGCGAAGGCCGTCCCCTACGGCCGCGAAGCGGAAACGCCCGGGTTCCTCACGAACCTGGACCGCGCGCTGGCCAGCATGCTCACCGAGCCTTACTGAACGGACCACCCTCAGCTCCCCTCCCGCCCCCCCTTCCCCATCGCCATCGTCTGCGAGGAGGGCGCGAACACCGTGAGATCCTTGTGCGGCGCGTGCGAAGGCACCACCGTCGGCATCCCCATCGGTTCCTGCGAGTGCCGTGATGCGCGAGAAGCGAACCCCGGCAGTCCGAGATCAGAGCAGCTGATCCGTGCGGTCTACGACACACCACCACGACTTCTGTACGGAGCGGTTCGAATCCGCAGCGCGCCGACTGATCCTCGGCGTGCGCCAATGGGCACACCGTGCAGACCGACCGCGGAACAGGTTCGATTCCTGAGCGCTGCAGATGATCCCTGTGGCGTGTCCCTGGAGATCTCCGCGGCTCCGGCTTCCGCAGCACCCCGGTGCGCGCTCTGCCTTCGGGCAGCAGCTGCGCCGGGGTGCTGCGTTTTTTCTTCTTCGCGGCTCGCCTTGCTCGTCCCGTGAAGGCAGTGAGCACAAGGGATCAGCGGAGCTGATCCGGATCTGGCGTTGAAGAACATCCTCGTCGCGTCAGGAGCCGAGCCATGGACTGCCCGAACTGCGCCATCGACATGGAGTCGAACGCCCACGGCGTCCGCGCCGGCAAGAAGGCCGAAAGGGTCACGCACACGTGGTCCGAGTGCGGCTACAGCGAGACGCGCTGAGCAACTCCTCCTTCCCTCCGACTGCAAAGAGACAGGAACAGCATCGTGTACGAGAAGCCCGACCTGGACACTCCGCTCGACGGCCTGCGCAGCGCCTTCGCCACCGAGATCGCCGCCCTCGCCAGGAAGCACAAGAACTCCGTCCGGGCAGGGACCGTCACGAGGACCGGCCACACCGTCCTGTTCACCGGCATGTGGGGTGACCATGTCGGTGCCATCGAGATCACCGCCCCGGACGGCCAGGGAGTCCGCCGCGCCGACGGCTGGAAGATCGGCAAGACCGCGGAGGTCGCCGCGTTCCTCTGGGACGAGATGGAGCAGGACAGGGCCAGGGCGGCCGAGCGTGAGCGCCTCGTGGGTCTCAAGTGCGTGAGCATCACCTCCGCGGACGCCTCCGGCCAGACACACGGCAGGGAAACCGGCAGATATCACCTCACGACCGAGCAGCTCGCTCAGGTGCTCGCGCTGGCCGAACGCCTGGCTGCCGCGAACGCGACTGAGTGAAAGCGGGAAGCGCACCGCGCGCAGCGCCCTGGCCACCGCCGGTCACCGCTTGCGGGGCTTGCCGACCGCCGCTGCACGGTGCCTCACCCACCACGGGCCGCACCGGCCCGTCCCCGCCGGACACCGCGCGCGCCGAAGTCGCAGGTCCCGGCAGGCAGGCTGCATTGAGGCCCGTTCTGGACCAACCTGGCCCGACTGCATACCGCCCACCTTCCCCACCCCACTGCTACCGGCGTGGGGGAGTGCACCCAACCGCTCTTCCGTATCGGCCGCGTCCTCCTTGACCCGGCCGGGGGCCCGGCGCCTGGGGGGAGGAGTTGCGCCCCCCCCACCTCTTCCCCGGAACGGCATCGACACCGGGGTGTTCGGCCACTGGCTGACGAGGCCGGACGACCTCGTGCACCAGGACCTCGCCGCCCTGGAGGCCGCACGCATCTACGGCGTGCGCTGCGAGCTCGACGAGCTCGCCTTCTTCGAACCCATGCCGGCGGCCCGGGCCGAGCCCAAACCACTGACCAAGGAGCACTGACCACCATGAGTTTCTTCAGCCGCATCGGCTTCATCGAGACCGAAGAACAGGAGCGGGCCCGGCTGGCCCAGGCCCCCGAAGGCTCGATCAACCACTACCTGTCCACCCTGCCCGTGACCATCGAAGAGTGGCCCAAGGACCTGCTCGTCGAACTGCCGTGGGAGCCACCGCGCACTGACCGGCCCTACCACGTTGTCGTGGTGCCGATCGAGTTCCGGAAGGACGCTCTGCCTGAAGGCGTCGAGGAGGAGCTGCTGCCGCGCAAGCTCCACTCGGGCTCCTGGATGTGTGCCGTGGTGTTCTCCGACCACCCGAGCTACCCGGTCGGCGGCTTCCGCATCGACGTCCCAGCCGCCGAGATTGCCCGAGGCCGGAAGGTCGACCTCGCGGGGTACCGGGCGCCGTTGTCATCCGAAACCTCCCGCCCTGAATCCCCGGGCAAGCAGCCCCCGTCCGAGTCGCGCGGTCACCCCTTCGCCGCCGGCGGCGCCCCCAAGACCGCGGCCGGCCGCAAGATCTCGGAGGCCCCGTCGTGACCGACGCCCAGATTCCCCAGGACGACGGCATCCAGGTCGAGAACGTTGCCGCGGTCCGCTGTGAGGACAGTGGCGAACTCCGGCAACTACTTCGGGCGCGGACCACCATCGGCAAATCCCGCCGCGAACCACCAGCGAAACCGAAACCCCCACCACCGCCCGGACACCAGCCCGGCGCCTGGCCCTCAGGCAGCAGCCCACCCGGGCCAGCACCCGAACGCAGCCTCCCGCCCGAAGCCTGGGCCGATGCCGTCCGCCGATACCGCGCCGAACAACGGGGCCAAATCGATGAGGAGGATTCCCAATGACGTTGTCCACCGTCAGCGAAGAGCAGAAGATCGCCGCCGTCCACCGGCTGAGCGTGATGTCCGAGCGGCACCCCGAGCTGAAGCGCCGCGTGGCGGACGCCCGGCTCGAACTTGCTGCCGCCATTCTCGCCATGGACGCCGTCGACGAGCGCATCCCGGCGGGGGAGAAGATCCACTCCCTCCAGGAGCAGGCAGCCGTCGAATTGGCGAAGAACGCCCATGCCCAGGCCTTGGCGGACCTCCTGCGAGGCGAGCACTGAGCCGCACTGGCCCGTCCTCCGCAACCATCACCGAACCGCGCAAAGGGGCCTCGTCACGCCCGATGCACCCGAATACACGCCCCGCAGCATCTACATCCTGGAGCCGCACGCTGATCTTGTGACCGTCGAGAACGGATACATTCCGATCGAGGCCATCGCCAAGCGCGTCTACGGCAAGCCGTACAGCTCGCTGCGCGGATGCCAGCGGGACGACGAGCACATCGGCAATGACAGCGTGAAACTCTACGAACTCACCTCCGATGAGGACTACCTGCAGGCACTCGGCGACCTCGACGACGCCGAGATCTACCTGAGCTGGGACTCCCGCACCGGCGAGAGTGCCTTCAAGACCGGCATGACGGAGCTGGACTACTGGTTGAGCATCCGCGTCGCCGACGAAATCACACCAGCCACCGTCGAGGCGAACCCGCCGGCGACGCAAGACCTTGAGAACGCCGTGTTCGAGGACCGGTTCTTCGCCGATCGCGCCTTCTCGCCGTCGCTGCGGCTGGTCCTGGCCGATCTGATCCGCCGCGGCGAACTGCCGCGCGGCGACTACCTGTTCCGGCACTGGTGGTGATCGAAGCGGAATGAAGGTTGGAACCATCGCTCAGTCTCAGACATCCGTCTTCGACGTCGCCGAGTACATCCTGCAGAGGCACGCCGCGGCCGAGCCCGGTCGGCCGGCAATGACCGCGATGAAGCTCCAGAAGCTCGTCTACTACTGCCAAGCCTGACACCTCGCCTGGGAGGGCAGAGCCCTCTTCGCGGAAGCGATCCAGGCCTGGGCCTCCGGGGCCGTCTGCCCTGACCTCGCCCGCCCCCGAAATCCTCGCTCGCCTGGACCGCATCGCCGCTGAACGGCATGTGACCGGCCCCGACTAGTCCCACGCCGAGCACACCGCCGCCGCCCTGATTATCGCCGACCGCTACACCGCCGGCGGCACCCGCAAAACCGCGACCGGCCGTGACCGTGACGAACTCTTCTGGTGGTACCGGCTCGGCTCCACCTGGGACCTGATCGCCGGCTACCGCACCGCGCGCGGCCTGACCGGTCAGGCGCCTGACACCCGACCCCCCTACGGCGCCCTGCACCTGGGCGGGGCGTCCACGTCCACGGAACTCGAACCAACCCGAGGAGAACCCCGCATGTCCACGCTCCTCGCACGCCCCAGCCTCACCAAGACGCGCCCCGCGTACGACGGTCACACAGGCGCCATGCTCCGCGAGGCGCTCGAAGCGCTTGGGATCGTTTACCACGTTGACAAGCCGTGGCGCGGCCTGCCTACGGAGTACGTGGTGTGCAGCGTGCCGGGGCGCGCTCGGGTGTCGATTCACTGCGTGGCCGACCCGTCCGCCCGCACCCTGAAGGGGCGCCGCTTCTCCGATCACTACGACCTGCCCGCGGTCGCACTGTGGGCCGTGGCAGCCATGGTCACCGACGACGAGTCAACCCGTTTCGTGTTCAACTGGTTTGGCGACGAGCACAAGCCCACGGCGAGCGCGGGCATGCAGGCCGGGCAGTGTGCTGCCGCCGTGGCCGACCACTTCGGGCTGACGGTGCCGGAGCCTGAGTACACCTGTCTGCACTGCGCGCGCGTTATCGAGTGGATCGAGGCCGACGGGCAGGGCGCTTGGTACGACTCGTCCAACTGGAGCGGGTGCGTGGACGGCGAGAGCCTGCACGCCCCGGAGCCGCTGTGCGGCTGGTGCGAGGAGTACGGGTTGATCGAGGTCTTCGATGACTCCACCGACGCCCTGAAGGGGCACACCACGTGCGACAACGCGCCGTGTGTCGCCCGGCGCATCATGCGCAGCGATCAGGCCGAGCGCGAGCGCCAGGCCGCGCAGGCGCAGGCCGCCGCGCACGAGTGCGCCGGCCCCCTGTGCTGCCCTC contains:
- a CDS encoding single-stranded DNA-binding protein; this translates as MSNPRNNGQLIGRLANDPKVFENKDGSKKVLFTVFTDRAYTNAQNQRDSDAVPVEAFVRAQTQGLGPYANIHRGDLVAVGFSLRMDRYSKGGEQVFDLKVISEDITFLEPRSVTQTRLNERVQAAEAQNHAIKQEQAAPVAAAAPVIAHASAVQDEQLPFGPGPR
- a CDS encoding SsgA family sporulation/cell division regulator, whose protein sequence is METQFYVHLDFPAAACVLAHLSYSPDTPHCVEVAFDLGGDHAPVMWTLGRELLRDGLSGPAGMGDVQIHPTDLPSHTLRLRLHSPHGTAELSLPGQALGDFLRRTAKAVPYGREAETPGFLTNLDRALASMLTEPY